The DNA region CGCCAGATCGCACGATAGGATACGCCGTCGACTTTCATGGAAGACCCCGCAAATTTAGCGTTCAGGAAGGGTGACCGACCTGACGTAATCGAGTAGAGGCGGAACTGCCAGCCTTTCCAATCCGCCGAGCGCCCGAAAGGACGTCCGTTTCCATGCCGAACTCCAAAATCCACGATCCCACGATCCGCGCGGTCCTCACCGATATCGAGGGTACGACTTCCTCGATCTCCTTCGTCAAGGATGTCCTCTTCCCCTTCGCCCGCCAGCGCCTCCCTGGCTTCATCGCCGAGCATGGATCCGAGCCCGAGGTGCGGCAGGCGCTGGAGGGCGCCCGAACGCTGGCAGGCGAGCCCGGATTGGACGAGGCGGCGACGATCGCGTTGCTCAAACGCTGGATCGACGAGGATCGCAAGGCGACGCCGCTGAAGGCGCTGCAGGGCATGATCTGGAAGGAAGGCTATCATTCCGGCCGTCTGAAGGGGGACGTCTATCCCGACGCCGCCGAATATCTCGCCCGCTGGCGCAATGAGGGGCTCGCGCTCTACGTCTATTCGTCCGGCTCGGTGCTGGCGCAGAAGCTGATCTTCGGCCACACGGAACTCGGCGACCTGACCCCGCTTTTCTCCGGCTATTTCGACACGGCCGTCGGCACCAAGACCGACCACGCCTCCTATGCGGCCATCGCCGAGGTGATCGGACTGCCGGCCTCCCAGATCCTCTTCCTCTCCGACAATATCCACGAGCTCGACGCCGCCGCCGAGATTGGCATGGCGACAATCGCCCTCGATCGCGGAGAGGTGGTCATTCCCGAGGGCCAGCCACACGCCGTGGCGAAAGATTTCGGGCAGATCGACGCGCCGGCTGGCCGCCTCAAGGATTCCGCTTCGTGAGTGTCGGAAAAGGGCGCGCCACGGCGGTCGGCGCCGTGGCCATCCTGCTCTGGTCGACGCTCGCGCTCGGCACCACGCTCACGAAGGTGATACCGACCTTCGAGGCGCTGGCGATAACCTTCGCGATCGGCGCCGCTACCGTGCTCTTCGGCTTCCTCATCGTCTCCGGTCCGGCGCGGATCGCAGCCGGCTTTCGCGCCTGGCCGGCCAAGGCGTGGGCGCTCTCGATCGCCGGTATCTTCCTCTATCACGCGCTCTATTTCCTCGCCTTCCGCTTGGCGCCGGCCGGGCCGGTGACGATCGTCAACTATCTCTGGCCTTTGCTGATCGTGCTGTTCGCGGGCATCCTGCCGGGCGGCAGTTCGCGCCTCGGCTGGCCGCAGATCGTCGGCGGCGTCATCGGCTTCGGGGCCACGGTGCTGCTGATCGGCGGCAGCGATGCGGTAGACCTTGGCGGTACCGCCATGCTCGGCTATGTGGCGGCGATCGCCTGCGCCTTCACCTGGAGCCTCTATTCGGTGCTCAACAATAGGGTCGGCGCGCCGGGCAGCGAGCCGATGATCCTCGTCTGCGCCGCCGTCGCGCTGCTAGGCACCATCGGCCATTTCGTCACCGGCGAGGCCTTCGTCATGCCCGATGGGCCGACATGGATCGCCCTCGTGCTCCTCGGCGCAGGCCCGGTGGGAGCGGCCTTCGTCGCCTGGGACCACGCGACCAAGCACGGCAATATCTCGGTGCTCGGCGCCCTCTCCTACGCGACGCCGCCGCTCTCGATGATCCTGCTCGTAGCCGCCGGCCAGGCGCCAGCGAGCCTGCGTCTGGCCTTGGCGACGGCGCTCGTGGTGGCGGGAGCGGGCCTCGCGGCCGTGCCGGGGCGGAATCGGCGAGGTTGACTGCGCGTAAGCCGGTAAGCGATTAGCCCGCTTACCCCAGCGTCTCGTCGAAGAAGGTCAGCAGCCGCTTCCAGTGGCGCTCGGCGCCGGTCTCGTCGAAGGCGCCATTGTCGGGAACCGTCCAGCCATGGTCCATGCCGACATAGTTCTCGATGACATGGTCGACGCCGGCCGTGCGCAGCGCTTCGGCTAGGCGGGCCGATTGCTCCGGCGGGAAGCTCTGGTCGATGCCGGCATTGCCCGCATAAACCCTGGCCTTGATGGACGGCGCCAGACGGTGCGGGCTATCCGGCGCCTCGCTGGCGATATTGCCGCCATGAAAGCTCGCCGCCGCGGCGACATCGTCCGGATAGGTTCCGGCCGCCGTCAGCGCACGACCACCGCCGAAGCAATAGCCGACGGTGCCGATACGCCCGCTCGCGCCATTGTCCCGCAACGTCGCGATAAAGGCGCCGCTGTCCGACGCCGTCATGGCCTGCGTCGTGCCGGTCAGCAGCGCCATGATCGCCTTGCGCGACGTCTCGTTCGAAAAGGCCGAGGTGTCGAAGGGACCGTAGGGCGCGGCGCGATAGAAGAGATCCGGGACGAGCACGATGTAGCCCTGATCGGCGAGCCGGGTCGCCATGCCATCCAGCGCCGGGCGAAGGCCGAAGGCGTCCATATAGAGGACGACGCCGGGCGCTCCGGACCGCAGGGCGCCATCCGGTTTGAAGAGATGCGCCTTGGCGACGCCATCCGCCGTGCGGATTTCGATTTCCTGTTTCATTCTGGGCTTTCCGGGAGGGGAAGGAAGGCTGGCGGCGCCGGGCGCCGCGCAGCTAAAGATAGGGCACTTCAGCCTTCGCTCAATCCCGGACGCGGCCGAAATGACGGATCATGACGGCGGCGATGATGATCGCGCCGGTCATGACGTCCTGCAGGAAGCTCGGCACCCCCAATATGGTGAGGCCGTTCGAGATCACTGCGATGATTGCCGCCCCGACCAGCGTTCCCGGCAGGCTCGGCTCTCCCTCGCGAAAAGCGGTCATTCCCAGGAAGACGGCGGCATAGGCTTGCAGCAGATAGCCACCGCCGCCTGTGGGATGGGCGCTGCCGAGCCGCGCGGCGAGGAGCAGCCCAGCCAGCGCGGCGAGACCGGCGCAAAGCGCGAAGGCCGTCACCATGTCGCGCCGGACCGGGAGGCCGACGAGCCGCGCGGCCTCGCGATTGCCCCCGATCGCATAGAGCCGGCGGCCGAATTCGGTCTGGTCGAGCAGCAGCCAGAAGATCGCCGCAACGGCGGCGAGCCAGAGCGTCGGTACCGGCACGCCGAGGATAGCGCCACGGCCAAGATCCCGGAACGCCGGCGGAATGCCGGAGAAGAGGGTCGCTCCGTCGGAGACCCAGAAGGTCAGGCCGCCGATCACGGTACCCAGCGCCAACGTGGCGATGAAGCTCGGCAGCGCGAAGCGGGCGACGAGAATGCCTGACACCATGCCCATGAGCAGCGCCGAGACGAGCACGACGGGGAAGACGAGCGCAATCGGCCATCCGGCGCTGAACAGGGAGACGGCGGCGATGCCGGCCCAGGAGACGACCGCCGAGACCGAAAGATCGAACTCGCCGAGAACCATCACCAATGTCGCGCCGATCGCGACGATGGCGAGCAGCGACATCTGCTGCGTGATGTTGACGAGGTTCGACACCGTGCCGAAGGCGCCGGGAGAGGCGAGCGAGAACACGGCGACGATGAGCGCCAGCGCGAAGAGCGTGCCGTAACGGCGGAGAAGGATCATCAGGCGGCTTCCGAGGGCACAGTCTCAGTGGAAGAATGGCCGAAGGCCGCGGCGACGATGGCGCTTCGATCGAATGGCTCGGCCGCCAGTTCGGCGATGACGCTGCCCTGGTGCAGGACGAGGATGCGCGTCGAAAGCGACATGAGTTCTTCCATGTCGCTGGTCGCCATGATCACCGCGGCACCATCGGCGGCGATGCGGCGCATCTCGGCATGAATTTCCGCCTTGGCGCCGACATCGACGCCGCGCGTCGGCTCGTCGACCAGCATCACCCGTGTCCTGCGGCCAAGCCAGCGACCGAAAAGCAGCTTCTGCTGGTTGCCGCCCGAGAGCGTCAGTGGTGAGGCGGCCAGCGACGCGGCGGCGAGGCGGATGCGCCGGCCGACATCGGTCGCGAAACGACGAATATGCGGGCGCGAGGGAATGGGGAGCGCGGGCGCGGCGCGGAAATCGGGCAGATGCGGCAAAGCGAGATTGGCCTCGATCGACAGCGCGGCGGCGAAGCCCTCGCGACGACGATCCTCCGGCACATAAGCAATGCCGTTGCGGATCCGGTCCGCCGGCCCGCCGACGAGCTTCCGCCCATCGACCCGGATGGTGCCGGGGGTCCGGGTTGCCCCCCACAGGACCTTGAGCAGGCTCGACCGACCCGAGCCGACAAGGCCGTAGAGGCCGACAATCTCTCCGGGAAACGCTTCGAGGGTCAATCTGCCGGAGCCGAAGGCGATTTCGGCGGTGAGGACGGGTGCGGGGCCGACAGGGCTCACGCTATCAGGCGGGCGGATTCCTCCCCCCTTGTGGGGGAGGCTAGGAGGGGGGAGCGCCGGGGCAGGATTCGGTGCGTCCGGAGCGGTCGAATTTCCGTTTTCAGGAGAAACTGAGTCGGCACCCCCCTCTCCAGCTTTCCCCCACAAGGGAGGAGAGGGCTGACCGCGCGCTTCATCAACGCCTACATGTCCTCTGGTCGCCCCCGACATCAGCGCCACCAGCCCCGCGCGATCCATCGACGCCATCGCCCCCGAGCCGACCGTCCGCCCGTTGCGCAGCACGGTATAGTCGCCGCAGAGCTCGATGACCTCGTCGAGGCGATGCGAGATGAACAGCACCGCCGTCCCCTCGGCGGCGAGTTGGCGGACCACGGCGTGCAGCCGCTCGGCCTCGCCCTCGGAAAGGCTGGAGGTCGGCTCGTCCATGACGACGAGCCGCGCCGGCTCCATCAGCGCCCGGACGATCTCGGCCATCTGCCGCTGGCCGGGCGTCAAGCGCGCGGCCGGACGGCTGAGCGGCAGATCGGGCGCGATCCGCGCCGCCACCGCCTCGACCCGCTCGCGCATGGCGCGATTGTCGAGCAGCGGACCACGGCGCGGATGGCGCCGGCCGATCCAGGCATTGGCGACAGCGTCGAAATGCGGGACGAGGTTCAGTTCCTGATGAATGAAGCGGAAGCCGAGCGCTTCGGCGGCACGCGGCGAGGCGACGGCCGTCTCGGCGCCATCGAGGCGGATCGCTCCTTCGTCCGGCCGATAGACGCCGGAAAGGATCTTGATCAGCGTCGACTTGCCGGCGCCGTTCTCGCCGAGAAGGGCGTGGACGGAACCGGGCCGGAGCGCGAGTTCGGCCCTGTCCAGCGCGAGCGTCGCGCCGAACCGCTTGGTGAGCCCGGATAGCGCCAGGAATGGCGCGCCGCCGAACGTCACGGACAGGTGACGCCGAGCGTCTCAGGGGTGATCAGCTTGGCCGGGGCGAAGAGTTCCGCCTTTTCCGGCTTCTCGCCCGCGAGGATCTTGGCGAGGCCGTCGGCGGCGAGGCCGGCCATGGCGTCGAAATCCTGGCTGACCGTGCCCTTGATATGGCTACAAGACTTGATCAGCTCTACCGCCTGCGGGTTGCCGTCAATGCCGGCGATGATGATCTTCGAATCG from Kaistia algarum includes:
- a CDS encoding DMT family transporter, whose amino-acid sequence is MSVGKGRATAVGAVAILLWSTLALGTTLTKVIPTFEALAITFAIGAATVLFGFLIVSGPARIAAGFRAWPAKAWALSIAGIFLYHALYFLAFRLAPAGPVTIVNYLWPLLIVLFAGILPGGSSRLGWPQIVGGVIGFGATVLLIGGSDAVDLGGTAMLGYVAAIACAFTWSLYSVLNNRVGAPGSEPMILVCAAVALLGTIGHFVTGEAFVMPDGPTWIALVLLGAGPVGAAFVAWDHATKHGNISVLGALSYATPPLSMILLVAAGQAPASLRLALATALVVAGAGLAAVPGRNRRG
- the mtnC gene encoding acireductone synthase, whose amino-acid sequence is MPNSKIHDPTIRAVLTDIEGTTSSISFVKDVLFPFARQRLPGFIAEHGSEPEVRQALEGARTLAGEPGLDEAATIALLKRWIDEDRKATPLKALQGMIWKEGYHSGRLKGDVYPDAAEYLARWRNEGLALYVYSSGSVLAQKLIFGHTELGDLTPLFSGYFDTAVGTKTDHASYAAIAEVIGLPASQILFLSDNIHELDAAAEIGMATIALDRGEVVIPEGQPHAVAKDFGQIDAPAGRLKDSAS
- a CDS encoding dienelactone hydrolase family protein; translation: MKQEIEIRTADGVAKAHLFKPDGALRSGAPGVVLYMDAFGLRPALDGMATRLADQGYIVLVPDLFYRAAPYGPFDTSAFSNETSRKAIMALLTGTTQAMTASDSGAFIATLRDNGASGRIGTVGYCFGGGRALTAAGTYPDDVAAAASFHGGNIASEAPDSPHRLAPSIKARVYAGNAGIDQSFPPEQSARLAEALRTAGVDHVIENYVGMDHGWTVPDNGAFDETGAERHWKRLLTFFDETLG
- a CDS encoding sugar ABC transporter ATP-binding protein; this encodes MTFGGAPFLALSGLTKRFGATLALDRAELALRPGSVHALLGENGAGKSTLIKILSGVYRPDEGAIRLDGAETAVASPRAAEALGFRFIHQELNLVPHFDAVANAWIGRRHPRRGPLLDNRAMRERVEAVAARIAPDLPLSRPAARLTPGQRQMAEIVRALMEPARLVVMDEPTSSLSEGEAERLHAVVRQLAAEGTAVLFISHRLDEVIELCGDYTVLRNGRTVGSGAMASMDRAGLVALMSGATRGHVGVDEARGQPSPPLWGKAGEGGADSVSPENGNSTAPDAPNPAPALPPPSLPHKGGGIRPPDSVSPVGPAPVLTAEIAFGSGRLTLEAFPGEIVGLYGLVGSGRSSLLKVLWGATRTPGTIRVDGRKLVGGPADRIRNGIAYVPEDRRREGFAAALSIEANLALPHLPDFRAAPALPIPSRPHIRRFATDVGRRIRLAAASLAASPLTLSGGNQQKLLFGRWLGRRTRVMLVDEPTRGVDVGAKAEIHAEMRRIAADGAAVIMATSDMEELMSLSTRILVLHQGSVIAELAAEPFDRSAIVAAAFGHSSTETVPSEAA
- a CDS encoding ABC transporter permease, coding for MILLRRYGTLFALALIVAVFSLASPGAFGTVSNLVNITQQMSLLAIVAIGATLVMVLGEFDLSVSAVVSWAGIAAVSLFSAGWPIALVFPVVLVSALLMGMVSGILVARFALPSFIATLALGTVIGGLTFWVSDGATLFSGIPPAFRDLGRGAILGVPVPTLWLAAVAAIFWLLLDQTEFGRRLYAIGGNREAARLVGLPVRRDMVTAFALCAGLAALAGLLLAARLGSAHPTGGGGYLLQAYAAVFLGMTAFREGEPSLPGTLVGAAIIAVISNGLTILGVPSFLQDVMTGAIIIAAVMIRHFGRVRD